One part of the Streptomyces nigra genome encodes these proteins:
- a CDS encoding O-acetyl-ADP-ribose deacetylase encodes MTTIELVRGDITRQTADAIVNAANSSLLGGGGVDGAIHRRGGPAILAECRALRASRYGKGLPTGQAVATTAGDLPARWVIHTVGPVWSRDEDLSDLLASCYRESLRVADELGARTVAFPAISTGIYGWPMDDGARIAVETVRAAETQVEEARFVLFDAAAYDVFARRLEA; translated from the coding sequence ATGACCACCATCGAACTCGTCCGGGGCGACATCACACGGCAGACGGCCGACGCGATCGTCAACGCCGCGAACTCCTCCCTGCTCGGCGGAGGCGGCGTGGACGGTGCCATCCACCGGCGTGGCGGCCCCGCGATCCTCGCCGAGTGCCGCGCGCTGCGGGCCTCCCGGTACGGCAAGGGTTTGCCCACCGGACAGGCGGTCGCCACCACGGCCGGCGACCTGCCGGCCCGATGGGTGATCCACACGGTGGGCCCGGTCTGGTCGCGGGACGAGGACCTCTCGGACCTGCTGGCCTCCTGCTACCGCGAGTCCCTGCGCGTCGCCGACGAACTCGGCGCGCGGACGGTCGCCTTCCCCGCCATCTCCACCGGTATCTACGGCTGGCCCATGGACGACGGCGCCCGGATCGCCGTGGAGACCGTGAGGGCGGCGGAGACCCAGGTCGAGGAGGCGCGGTTCGTGCTGTTCGACGCGGCCGCGTACGACGTGTTCGCCAGGCGGCTGGAGGCGTGA
- a CDS encoding gamma-glutamyltransferase family protein codes for MFTTRPTLQGTFGMVSSTHWLASQSAMAVLERGGNAYDAAVAGAFVLHVVEPHLNGPAGEVPILLAPAGGEVRVLCGQGVAPADATVAHYRGLGLDLVPGTGPLAAAVPGAFDAWMVLLRDHGTLAPADVLAYAVHYAEHGHAPVERVGETVETVRELFETEWTSSAEVYLPDGEPPRPGALFRNPALAATWKRLLEEISGAGDRVAQIEAARAVWRTGFIAEALVRQAQRPTLDTSGERHTGTLTAADLAGWSATYEAPATYEWNGWTLCKAGPWSQGPVLLQQLALLPDELPPYGSAGYVHLLVEGCKLAMADREAWYGDAAEVPLDDLLSDAYNADRRRLVGEAASFELRPGSPGGRVPRLGAHARGEAAAPGSVAPGAGEPTVAKSPVAPVPAEPEVAADGLTRGDTCHLDIVDRWGNMVAATPSGGWLQSNPVVPELGFPLGTRLQMTWLEEGLPNSLTPGRRPRTTLTPSIALRDGVPVLAFGTPGGDQQDQWQLHFFLAVALRGQVRGGLDLQGAIDAPNWHNDSFPGSFYPRGTRPGSVTVEGRTAPAVIDGLRRRGHDVTVGDAWSEGRLCAVARDPGTGVLSAAANPRGMQGYAVGR; via the coding sequence ATGTTCACCACCCGTCCCACCCTCCAGGGCACCTTCGGCATGGTGTCCTCCACGCACTGGCTCGCCTCGCAGTCCGCGATGGCGGTGCTGGAGCGAGGCGGCAACGCCTACGACGCCGCCGTGGCGGGCGCGTTCGTGCTGCACGTCGTCGAACCGCATCTGAACGGCCCGGCCGGCGAGGTGCCCATCCTCCTCGCCCCGGCGGGCGGCGAGGTGCGGGTGCTGTGCGGCCAGGGCGTCGCCCCCGCGGACGCCACCGTCGCCCACTACCGCGGCCTCGGCCTGGACCTCGTCCCCGGCACCGGACCGCTGGCCGCCGCCGTGCCCGGCGCCTTCGACGCCTGGATGGTGCTGCTGCGCGACCACGGCACCCTGGCACCCGCCGACGTCCTCGCGTACGCCGTCCACTACGCCGAACACGGGCACGCGCCCGTGGAGCGGGTCGGCGAGACCGTGGAGACCGTGCGCGAGCTGTTCGAGACGGAGTGGACCTCCTCCGCCGAGGTGTATCTGCCCGACGGCGAGCCGCCGCGCCCCGGCGCCCTCTTCCGGAACCCGGCCCTCGCCGCCACCTGGAAGCGCCTGCTCGAGGAGATCTCCGGCGCCGGCGACCGCGTCGCGCAGATCGAGGCCGCGCGCGCGGTGTGGCGTACCGGGTTCATCGCCGAGGCGCTCGTCCGGCAGGCGCAGCGGCCCACCCTCGACACCAGCGGCGAGCGCCACACCGGCACCCTCACCGCCGCCGACCTCGCCGGCTGGTCCGCGACCTACGAGGCCCCCGCGACGTACGAATGGAACGGCTGGACCCTGTGCAAGGCCGGGCCCTGGAGCCAGGGCCCGGTGCTCCTCCAGCAGCTCGCCCTGCTCCCCGACGAGCTGCCGCCGTACGGGTCCGCCGGCTACGTCCACCTGCTCGTCGAGGGCTGCAAGCTGGCCATGGCAGACCGGGAGGCCTGGTACGGCGACGCCGCCGAGGTGCCGCTCGACGACCTGCTGTCCGACGCCTACAACGCCGATCGCCGCCGGCTGGTGGGCGAGGCCGCCTCCTTCGAGCTGCGGCCCGGCAGCCCCGGCGGGCGCGTGCCCCGGCTGGGCGCCCACGCGCGCGGGGAGGCCGCCGCGCCCGGTTCCGTCGCGCCGGGCGCCGGGGAGCCGACGGTCGCCAAGTCGCCCGTGGCGCCGGTGCCGGCCGAGCCCGAGGTCGCCGCGGACGGGCTCACCCGCGGCGACACCTGCCACCTCGACATCGTCGACCGGTGGGGCAACATGGTCGCGGCCACCCCCAGCGGCGGCTGGCTCCAGTCCAACCCCGTCGTGCCCGAACTCGGCTTCCCGCTCGGCACCCGCCTGCAGATGACCTGGCTGGAGGAGGGACTGCCGAACTCCCTGACCCCGGGCCGGCGCCCGCGCACCACGCTCACCCCCAGCATCGCGCTGCGCGACGGCGTGCCCGTCCTCGCCTTCGGCACCCCCGGCGGGGACCAGCAGGACCAGTGGCAGCTGCACTTCTTCCTCGCGGTCGCGCTGCGCGGGCAGGTCCGCGGCGGCCTCGACCTGCAGGGCGCGATCGACGCCCCGAACTGGCACAACGACAGCTTCCCCGGCTCCTTCTACCCGCGCGGGACACGGCCCGGGAGCGTCACCGTGGAGGGCCGCACCGCCCCCGCGGTGATCGACGGGCTGCGGCGGCGCGGTCACGACGTCACGGTCGGCGACGCCTGGTCGGAGGGCCGCCTGTGCGCGGTCGCCCGGGACCCCGGAACGGGGGTGCTGTCCGCCGCGGCGAACCCGCGCGGCATGCAGGGCTACGCCGTCGGACGCTGA
- a CDS encoding phytoene desaturase family protein, producing the protein MLDAVVVGAGPNGLTAAVELARRGFSVAVFEARDTVGGGARTEELTLPGFRHDPCSAAHPLGINSPAFRAMPLDRYGLEWLHAGLPMAHPFADGTAAVLSRSVAETAASFGPRDAGAYRRLVAPFLSKWDTLARDFMSLPLTALPRDPVTLARFGLTGLPPSTWLMRRFRDERARALFSGLVAHVMAPLSGFATGAIGLVFALAAHARGWPVARGGSQSISDALTAYLKDLGGTVHTDYEVKRLDDLPPARAYVFDTSPTALARIAGFGRYYENYRYGSGVFKIDYALDGPVPWTAPEARRAGTVQIGADSAEIGAALRAASREGRAPDRPFMITVQPSVVDPTRAPEGKHVFWAYGHVPNGWTGDLTDALERQLERFAPGFRDRVLARATAGPAELAARNANYVGGDVGSGAATGLRLLLRPKLSLFPYSTPHPAIYLCSSATPPGPGVHGMAGHNAAKAVWRRLRQEP; encoded by the coding sequence ATGCTCGACGCAGTCGTGGTGGGTGCGGGACCGAACGGCCTGACCGCTGCCGTGGAGCTGGCCCGCAGGGGCTTCTCCGTGGCCGTGTTCGAGGCACGGGACACCGTCGGCGGCGGGGCCCGCACCGAGGAGCTGACGCTGCCCGGCTTCCGGCACGACCCCTGCTCGGCCGCCCACCCCCTCGGCATCAACTCGCCCGCGTTCCGGGCGATGCCGCTCGACCGCTACGGGCTCGAGTGGCTGCACGCCGGGCTGCCCATGGCCCACCCCTTCGCCGACGGCACCGCCGCCGTGCTGTCCCGGTCCGTCGCCGAGACGGCCGCGTCCTTCGGGCCGCGCGACGCGGGCGCGTACCGCAGGCTGGTCGCCCCGTTCCTGTCCAAGTGGGACACCCTGGCACGGGACTTCATGTCGCTGCCGCTCACCGCGCTGCCCCGCGACCCGGTGACCCTCGCCCGCTTCGGGCTGACCGGGCTGCCGCCGTCGACCTGGCTGATGCGCCGCTTCCGCGACGAACGCGCGCGGGCCCTCTTCTCCGGCCTGGTCGCCCATGTGATGGCCCCGCTGAGCGGCTTCGCGACCGGTGCGATCGGCCTGGTCTTCGCCCTCGCCGCGCACGCCCGCGGCTGGCCCGTCGCCCGGGGCGGCTCCCAGTCCATCTCCGACGCCCTCACCGCCTATCTGAAGGACCTCGGCGGCACCGTCCACACCGACTACGAGGTGAAGCGACTCGACGACCTGCCGCCCGCGCGGGCGTACGTCTTCGACACCTCGCCCACCGCGCTCGCCCGGATCGCCGGCTTCGGCCGGTACTACGAGAACTACCGGTACGGCTCCGGCGTCTTCAAGATCGACTACGCGCTGGACGGCCCCGTGCCCTGGACCGCGCCCGAGGCCCGGCGGGCCGGCACCGTGCAGATCGGCGCGGACAGCGCGGAGATCGGGGCGGCGCTGCGGGCCGCGTCGCGCGAGGGACGCGCACCCGACCGGCCGTTCATGATCACCGTGCAGCCCAGCGTCGTCGACCCCACCCGGGCCCCCGAGGGCAAGCACGTGTTCTGGGCCTACGGCCATGTCCCCAACGGCTGGACGGGCGACCTCACGGACGCCCTGGAACGCCAACTCGAGCGCTTCGCACCGGGGTTCCGTGACCGGGTGCTCGCCCGTGCCACCGCGGGCCCGGCCGAACTCGCCGCCCGCAACGCCAACTACGTCGGCGGCGACGTCGGCTCCGGTGCCGCCACCGGTCTGCGCCTGCTGCTGCGCCCCAAGCTCTCGCTGTTCCCGTACAGCACCCCGCACCCCGCCATCTACCTCTGCTCGTCCGCGACCCCGCCCGGCCCGGGCGTGCACGGCATGGCGGGGCACAACGCGGCCAAGGCGGTCTGGCGCCGCCTGCGCCAGGAGCCCTGA
- a CDS encoding methylmalonyl-CoA mutase family protein — protein MTVLPDDGLSLAAEFPDATHEQWRHLVEGVLRKAGKDVSGTAAEDALSTPLEDGMRSRPLYTARDAAPDPGLPGFAPYVRGGRPEGNTAGGWDVRQRHTTAADGVVLADLENGVTSLWLVLGEAGIPVSSLGSALDGVYLDLAPVVLDAGAESEAAAQALLALYEERGVAKDAARGNLGFDPLGHEARTGTSLPFAPAAAPARRCAEEYPGLRALTVDALPYHEAGGSAAQELGAALATGVAYLRELTEAGLTVEQAAGQLEFRYAATADQFLTIAKLRAARRLWARVTEVSGAPSAQVQHAVTSPVMMTRRDPWVNMLRTTVATLAAGVGGADSVTVLPFDHALGLPDAFARRIARNTSTILIEESHLARVIDPAGGSWYVERLTDELAHAGWEFFQRIERAGGQAAALRSGQLRDDLAATWEARTGKLAKRREPVTGVSEFPHLGEQPVVREPAPEPPSGGLPRVRRDEAYEALRARSDAHLAATGARPRIYLAALGPAAAHTARLTFASNLFQAGGIEPVTEGTFEESGATEACLCSSDTVYEEQAAEVAGRLKAAGAAHVFLAGRPGDHPGVDGHVFAGCDAVAVLSATLDRMGVS, from the coding sequence ATGACGGTCCTGCCTGACGACGGGCTCTCGCTGGCCGCCGAGTTCCCTGACGCAACCCATGAGCAGTGGCGACACCTGGTGGAAGGTGTGCTGCGCAAGGCGGGCAAGGACGTGTCGGGGACGGCTGCCGAGGACGCCCTGTCCACCCCACTCGAGGACGGGATGCGCTCCCGCCCGCTGTACACCGCGCGTGACGCCGCGCCCGACCCCGGCCTGCCCGGCTTCGCCCCCTATGTGCGGGGTGGTCGCCCCGAGGGCAACACCGCCGGCGGCTGGGACGTACGGCAGCGGCACACCACGGCCGCGGACGGCGTGGTGCTGGCGGACCTGGAGAACGGCGTCACCTCGCTCTGGCTGGTCCTCGGCGAGGCGGGCATCCCGGTGTCCTCCCTCGGCAGCGCCCTCGACGGCGTGTACCTCGACCTCGCCCCGGTCGTCCTGGACGCGGGCGCCGAGTCGGAGGCCGCCGCACAGGCGCTGCTCGCCCTGTACGAGGAGCGCGGCGTCGCCAAGGACGCGGCACGCGGCAACCTCGGCTTCGACCCGCTCGGCCACGAGGCCCGCACCGGTACGTCCCTGCCGTTCGCCCCGGCCGCCGCGCCGGCCCGGCGGTGCGCCGAGGAGTACCCGGGGCTCAGGGCCCTGACCGTGGACGCGCTGCCGTACCACGAGGCCGGCGGCTCGGCCGCGCAGGAGCTCGGCGCCGCGCTGGCCACCGGTGTGGCGTATCTGCGGGAGCTGACCGAGGCCGGGCTGACGGTCGAACAGGCCGCCGGCCAGTTGGAGTTCCGCTACGCGGCCACCGCCGACCAGTTCCTGACCATCGCCAAGCTGCGGGCGGCGCGCCGCCTGTGGGCACGGGTGACCGAGGTGTCCGGGGCGCCGAGCGCCCAGGTACAGCACGCCGTGACCTCGCCGGTGATGATGACCCGCCGCGACCCGTGGGTGAACATGCTGCGCACCACGGTCGCCACGCTCGCGGCCGGTGTCGGCGGCGCCGACTCGGTGACCGTGCTGCCCTTCGACCACGCGCTGGGCCTGCCCGACGCGTTCGCGCGGCGCATCGCCCGCAACACCTCGACCATCCTCATCGAGGAGTCCCACCTCGCCCGGGTCATCGACCCGGCGGGCGGCTCCTGGTACGTGGAGCGGCTCACGGACGAACTGGCCCACGCGGGCTGGGAGTTCTTCCAGCGGATCGAGCGGGCGGGCGGCCAGGCCGCCGCGCTGCGTTCGGGACAGCTGCGCGACGACCTCGCCGCCACCTGGGAGGCCCGCACCGGCAAGCTGGCCAAGCGGCGCGAACCGGTCACCGGGGTCAGCGAGTTCCCGCACCTCGGCGAGCAGCCGGTGGTGCGTGAGCCCGCGCCCGAGCCGCCGTCCGGCGGTCTGCCGCGGGTCCGGCGCGACGAGGCGTACGAGGCGCTGCGCGCCCGCTCCGACGCGCATCTGGCCGCGACCGGCGCCCGGCCGCGGATCTACCTGGCCGCGCTCGGCCCGGCCGCCGCCCACACCGCGCGTCTGACCTTCGCCTCGAACCTCTTCCAGGCCGGCGGCATCGAGCCGGTCACCGAGGGCACCTTCGAGGAGAGCGGCGCCACCGAGGCGTGCCTGTGCTCCAGCGACACCGTGTACGAGGAGCAGGCGGCCGAGGTCGCCGGGCGGCTGAAGGCAGCCGGTGCCGCGCATGTGTTCCTCGCCGGGCGGCCCGGGGACCACCCCGGGGTCGACGGCCATGTCTTCGCGGGCTGTGACGCCGTCGCCGTCCTGTCCGCCACCCTCGACCGCATGGGAGTGTCCTGA
- a CDS encoding (2Fe-2S) ferredoxin domain-containing protein produces MSVSPPQPSLPDRQIPSTPCRVVLCRDCCCGSPKVTGVDHAGQAARLQESVPVRVSDCLDVCDHANVVVVQPSAAARAAGARPVWLGLVNDPDATEDVIAWVRAGGPGVAPCPEILAFHTISPPSSRASGKG; encoded by the coding sequence ATGTCCGTCTCCCCGCCCCAGCCGTCGCTCCCGGATCGGCAGATTCCGTCCACGCCCTGCCGGGTCGTGCTCTGCCGGGACTGCTGCTGCGGCAGCCCCAAGGTGACCGGTGTCGACCACGCGGGTCAGGCCGCCCGGCTGCAGGAGAGCGTCCCGGTCCGTGTCTCGGACTGCCTGGACGTCTGCGACCACGCCAACGTGGTCGTCGTCCAGCCCTCCGCCGCGGCGCGCGCGGCGGGCGCCCGGCCGGTGTGGCTCGGCCTCGTCAACGACCCCGACGCCACCGAGGACGTCATCGCCTGGGTACGGGCCGGTGGGCCCGGAGTTGCTCCCTGCCCGGAGATCCTGGCCTTTCACACCATTTCCCCGCCCTCGTCGCGGGCCTCGGGGAAGGGCTGA
- a CDS encoding inositol monophosphatase family protein translates to MIEENETIEEFLAQHATDVEDAVRKAAAAEIMPRFRRLADHEVDRKSGPHDLVTDADRLAERYLTEALGALLPGSVVVGEEAVHANPSVYDAIRGDAPVWIVDPVDGTRQFVHGDTGFCTLVALARHGVVLASWTYAPALDQLATAVRGRGAFLDGERLHAGAPDPGSDLRVATSHPDFTTDEQKRALLGLWTDGVAPRPCGSAGLEYLAIARGELEATAFGWEAAWDHAAGLLLVEEAGGAHLTRTGEPFRITGGNALPFTAARDAATARRVAGLLSGGARRAA, encoded by the coding sequence GTGATCGAAGAAAACGAAACCATCGAAGAGTTTCTCGCCCAGCACGCCACCGACGTGGAGGACGCCGTCCGCAAGGCGGCGGCCGCCGAGATCATGCCCCGCTTCCGCCGGCTCGCCGACCACGAGGTCGACCGCAAGAGCGGACCGCACGACCTGGTGACCGACGCCGACCGGCTCGCCGAGCGGTATCTCACGGAGGCCCTCGGCGCCCTCCTGCCCGGCTCGGTCGTCGTCGGCGAGGAGGCGGTCCACGCGAATCCGTCCGTGTACGACGCGATCCGCGGCGACGCCCCGGTGTGGATCGTCGACCCCGTCGACGGCACCCGCCAGTTCGTGCACGGCGACACGGGCTTCTGCACCCTGGTCGCCCTCGCCCGGCACGGCGTCGTGCTCGCCTCCTGGACCTACGCACCCGCCCTCGACCAGCTGGCCACCGCCGTACGGGGCCGGGGCGCCTTCCTCGACGGCGAGCGGCTGCACGCCGGAGCCCCGGACCCCGGCAGCGACCTGCGCGTCGCCACCTCCCACCCGGACTTCACCACCGACGAGCAGAAGCGGGCCCTGCTCGGCCTGTGGACCGACGGCGTCGCCCCGCGCCCGTGCGGCTCGGCGGGTCTGGAGTACCTGGCCATCGCGCGGGGCGAGTTGGAGGCCACCGCCTTCGGATGGGAGGCCGCATGGGACCACGCTGCCGGACTGCTGCTCGTGGAGGAGGCGGGCGGCGCCCACCTGACGCGCACGGGGGAGCCGTTCCGTATCACCGGGGGCAACGCCCTGCCGTTCACGGCGGCCCGCGACGCCGCCACGGCCCGGCGGGTGGCGGGACTCCTGTCCGGCGGAGCGCGGCGAGCGGCGTAG
- a CDS encoding SIR2 family NAD-dependent protein deacylase, translating into MTKPLVALLSGAGISTDSGIPDYRGPNGLWRRDPEAEKLVTYEYYMADPDIRRRSWLMRRETGALNPEPNAAHRAVAELERSGVPVRVITQNVDGLHQLAGLPARKVLELHGTARQVVCTKCHARSPMEDVLARVDAGEDDPPCLECGGVLKSATVMFGERLDPEVLGQAVAITKACQIFIAAGSSLQVQPAAGLAGIAADHGARLIIVNAEPTPYDDLADEVVREPIGTALPELLRRIEKDD; encoded by the coding sequence ATGACCAAGCCCCTCGTGGCCCTGCTCAGCGGCGCCGGCATCTCGACCGACTCCGGCATCCCGGACTACCGCGGGCCGAACGGCCTGTGGCGGCGCGACCCCGAGGCCGAGAAGCTCGTGACGTACGAGTACTACATGGCCGACCCGGACATCCGGCGGCGGTCGTGGCTGATGCGGCGGGAGACCGGCGCGCTGAACCCCGAGCCCAACGCGGCGCACCGGGCGGTGGCCGAGCTGGAGCGCTCGGGGGTGCCGGTGCGGGTGATCACGCAGAACGTGGACGGCCTGCATCAGCTCGCCGGGCTCCCGGCCCGCAAGGTCCTGGAGCTGCACGGCACCGCACGGCAGGTGGTGTGCACCAAGTGCCACGCCCGCTCCCCCATGGAGGACGTCCTGGCCCGCGTCGACGCCGGCGAGGACGACCCGCCGTGCCTGGAGTGCGGGGGCGTCCTCAAGTCCGCGACGGTGATGTTCGGCGAACGCCTCGACCCGGAGGTCCTCGGCCAGGCGGTCGCGATCACCAAGGCCTGCCAGATCTTCATCGCGGCCGGCTCCAGCCTCCAGGTCCAGCCGGCGGCGGGCCTGGCCGGCATCGCCGCGGACCACGGCGCCCGCCTGATCATCGTGAACGCGGAACCGACACCGTACGACGACCTGGCCGACGAGGTCGTACGGGAACCGATCGGAACGGCGTTGCCTGAGCTGCTCCGGAGGATCGAGAAGGACGACTGA
- a CDS encoding NUDIX domain-containing protein produces MTSTPPAQDCATYIAGLPRVLADAAALFRDEEGRVLLVEPNYREGWALPGGTIESDAGETPRQGARREPLEEIGLDREPGRLPAVDWVQGAGRPPLVAYLYDGGVLTADDLKAIRLQEQELLSWRLVPREELADHLPGAPGRRVLAALDALADGTGPVELENGRKVA; encoded by the coding sequence ATGACCTCGACGCCCCCGGCACAGGACTGCGCCACGTACATCGCGGGGCTCCCCCGTGTCCTCGCCGACGCCGCCGCTCTCTTCCGGGACGAAGAGGGCCGGGTGCTGCTCGTGGAGCCGAACTACCGCGAGGGCTGGGCGCTGCCCGGCGGCACGATCGAGTCGGACGCCGGTGAGACGCCCCGGCAGGGCGCGCGCCGCGAGCCCCTGGAGGAGATCGGGCTGGACCGCGAGCCGGGTCGGCTGCCGGCGGTGGACTGGGTGCAGGGGGCGGGCCGGCCGCCGCTGGTGGCATACCTGTACGACGGCGGGGTGCTCACCGCGGACGACCTGAAGGCGATCCGCCTCCAGGAGCAGGAGCTGCTGTCCTGGCGCCTGGTGCCCCGCGAGGAACTCGCCGATCATCTGCCGGGCGCTCCGGGCCGCCGCGTCCTGGCCGCGCTGGACGCCCTGGCGGACGGCACGGGGCCGGTGGAACTGGAGAACGGTCGCAAGGTGGCCTGA
- a CDS encoding DNA-3-methyladenine glycosylase 2 encodes MHTDVERCVRAVQSKDARFDGWFFTAVVTTGIYCRPSCPAVPPRPANMRFLPSAAACQQAGFRACKRCRPDTSPGSPEWNQRADLVARAMRLIADGVVDREGVPGLAARLGYSTRQIERQLLAELGAGPLALARAQRARTARLLIETTPLSMADIAFAAGFASVRTFNDTVREVFALAPTDLRARAPRSSQGGTAGALTLRLPFRAPLNPDNLFGHLAATAVPGVEEWRDGAYRRTLRLPYGHGIVALTPRPDHIACRLTLSDLRDLTVATSRCRRMLDLDADPVAVDDQLRTDPVLAPLVDKAPGRRVPRTVDEAEFAVRAVLGQQVSTAAARTHAGRLVTAHGDPVTDPEGGLTHLFPEPAALASADPESLAMPRSRRTTFTTLVRRLADGDLRLGPDSDWPETRAALLSLPGFGPWTVDVIAMRALGDPDAFLPTDLGVRRAARELGLPSTPAALTARAAAWRPWRAYAVQYLWATDSHPINFLPA; translated from the coding sequence ATGCACACCGACGTCGAGCGCTGCGTGCGCGCCGTGCAGTCGAAGGACGCCCGCTTCGACGGGTGGTTCTTCACGGCGGTCGTCACGACCGGGATCTACTGCAGGCCCAGCTGCCCGGCGGTGCCGCCCAGGCCCGCGAACATGCGGTTCCTGCCGAGCGCCGCCGCCTGCCAGCAGGCCGGGTTCCGCGCCTGCAAGCGGTGCCGCCCGGACACCAGCCCCGGCTCACCCGAGTGGAACCAGCGCGCCGACCTCGTGGCCCGCGCCATGCGGCTCATCGCCGACGGCGTCGTGGACCGCGAGGGCGTCCCCGGCCTCGCCGCGCGCCTCGGCTACAGCACCCGCCAGATCGAACGCCAGCTCCTCGCCGAACTCGGCGCCGGCCCGCTCGCCCTGGCCCGCGCCCAGCGCGCCCGGACCGCGCGGCTCCTCATCGAGACGACGCCCCTGTCCATGGCGGACATCGCCTTCGCGGCCGGCTTCGCCTCGGTCCGCACCTTCAACGACACCGTCCGCGAGGTCTTCGCCCTGGCCCCGACCGACCTGCGCGCCCGCGCACCCCGGTCGTCCCAGGGCGGCACCGCCGGAGCCCTCACCCTGCGCCTGCCGTTCCGCGCCCCCCTCAACCCCGACAACCTCTTCGGGCACCTCGCGGCGACCGCCGTGCCCGGCGTGGAGGAGTGGCGGGACGGCGCGTACCGGCGCACGCTCCGGCTGCCGTACGGCCACGGCATCGTGGCGCTGACCCCGCGGCCCGACCACATCGCCTGCCGCCTCACCCTCAGCGACCTGCGCGACCTCACCGTCGCGACCAGCCGGTGCCGGCGGATGCTCGACCTGGACGCCGATCCGGTCGCCGTCGACGACCAGTTGCGCACCGACCCGGTGCTGGCGCCCCTGGTCGACAAGGCCCCCGGCCGCCGGGTGCCGCGCACGGTCGACGAGGCCGAGTTCGCCGTACGGGCGGTGCTCGGGCAGCAGGTCTCCACGGCGGCCGCCCGCACCCACGCGGGCCGCCTGGTCACCGCGCACGGCGATCCGGTGACCGACCCCGAGGGCGGTCTCACCCACCTCTTCCCGGAGCCCGCCGCCCTGGCGTCCGCCGACCCCGAGTCACTGGCGATGCCCCGCAGCCGCCGCACGACCTTCACGACCCTGGTCCGCCGCCTCGCCGACGGCGACCTCCGCCTCGGCCCGGACAGCGACTGGCCCGAGACCCGGGCGGCCCTGCTCTCCCTGCCGGGCTTCGGCCCCTGGACGGTCGACGTCATCGCGATGCGCGCGCTCGGCGACCCCGACGCCTTCCTCCCCACCGACCTCGGCGTCCGCCGCGCCGCCCGTGAACTGGGTCTGCCGTCCACACCCGCGGCCCTCACCGCCCGCGCCGCCGCCTGGCGCCCCTGGCGCGCCTACGCCGTCCAGTACCTGTGGGCGACGGACAGCCACCCCATCAACTTCCTCCCCGCGTAA
- a CDS encoding methylated-DNA--[protein]-cysteine S-methyltransferase produces the protein MRQHTVIDSPYGALTLVAEDGVLCGLYMTAQRHRPAEETFGPRDATPFAQTEEELESYFAGELRQFTIPLHLKGTPFQLTVWNHLRAIPYGETRTYGQLAEALGKKGASRAVGLANGKNPIGIVVPCHRVIGATGSLTGYGGGLPRKQRLLAFESGAALF, from the coding sequence GTGCGACAGCACACCGTCATCGACAGCCCGTACGGCGCCCTCACCCTCGTCGCCGAGGACGGCGTCCTGTGCGGCCTCTACATGACAGCCCAACGCCACCGCCCGGCCGAGGAAACCTTCGGCCCCCGAGACGCAACCCCCTTCGCCCAGACGGAAGAAGAGCTGGAGTCCTACTTCGCAGGCGAGCTCAGGCAGTTCACGATCCCCCTCCACCTGAAGGGCACCCCCTTCCAGCTCACCGTCTGGAACCACCTGCGCGCGATCCCCTACGGCGAGACCCGCACCTACGGTCAACTGGCCGAAGCCCTGGGCAAAAAGGGCGCGTCCCGCGCGGTCGGCCTGGCCAACGGCAAGAACCCGATCGGCATCGTCGTCCCCTGCCACCGAGTCATCGGCGCGACCGGCTCCCTCACCGGCTACGGCGGCGGCCTCCCCCGCAAACAACGCCTGTTGGCCTTCGAGAGCGGCGCCGCGCTGTTCTGA
- a CDS encoding type II toxin-antitoxin system VapB family antitoxin, translating into MAKVTVSLDAELVVEAMVLAGVGSPQDAVELVLRDYVQRGHRTEARVAERDDALRDVDVRPRDVEG; encoded by the coding sequence ATGGCCAAGGTCACCGTGTCGCTCGATGCCGAACTCGTCGTGGAGGCCATGGTCCTCGCGGGTGTCGGCAGCCCCCAGGACGCCGTCGAACTCGTCCTGCGCGACTACGTCCAGCGCGGGCACCGCACCGAGGCACGGGTCGCCGAGCGCGACGACGCCCTGCGCGACGTGGACGTCCGGCCCCGGGACGTCGAGGGCTGA